From the Gossypium hirsutum isolate 1008001.06 chromosome A02, Gossypium_hirsutum_v2.1, whole genome shotgun sequence genome, the window ATGCTAGCAAGTTTGGCGAGTTGGTGTTTGCTAGTGGATTTGGCAAACTATGATCGCCAGTGGGTTTGGCGAAGCAGGGATTGCCAGAGGGTCTGGCTAACTGGGTGTAATTAACTGCATCACTACTCTAATTCTCACGTTTTTCTTAAAAATTGGAAAGTATAATTAGGTGCTTAAGTTACACTTGgtgttattataattaattaattttaaataattatccaTAGTTCCTCTCCAATCCTTAAATACGAGAATAATGTGTTTTAACACacttaaacttatattttcttatattgacaacaatatcgatatcaattaaattaaaactataaTTCCGTATATATACACCGATGTGATAGGATTTTTAAGGAAGAATTAAACAGCACAATAAAGGTGTTGCATTTAATAATTGGTTTTCAAAACGCATCCGTAAAATTTGGTGAAAATGTAATTTCATTTCTGCTTACTTAatgagatgaaaaaaaatggCAAATAATGAGGGAAAGTTAGGAGAGGTGTAATCAACGCCACGCAACGGCCAATGCGTAATTGAATCGAATATTCATACTGTCTCCCTTCCCTTTCTTCTACCTCCAATTCATATCTTGCTCTGCAAATCCTcagttttaacaatttttctgAGATTCAAAGCCAAACACAAATCATAATTCGGAAGGCAGAGAAAGGAGAAGGGAAACCATGATAACGCGATCGAATTTAGCTGAGCAATTGAGAGAGTATCAGCTTCGATCTAAGCACGATTGGGCTTCCGTTTCGTTTTTCTCATCCACGTCTAATCTATCATCTTACAGGTATATTCCATGATTTTCTTCCTCCGCAATTTGTTTTTCCAATGTAAGGTTGAAAACATCTTCGTGCTTAACATGCTGGTTATGAAATGTTTTTTGTTTCAGCTTTGATCGAAACGTTACAGATTTACCAAGATAAGCTAGGGTTTTTTATAGGGTAATTAGGTAAAACATTTGGTGGCTTTCTCGAGTATGATTTttgtctttctttcttttttttaatttccgttgaatttgtttctttattgatttcattttctcaatttattGATACATGTATTTAGATGTTAGAACGGGGAAAAAAAATCTTGAAAGATTCCCAATTCATTGCATTATCGTTTTCAAAATGTAGATGAAACTTTAAGTGGTCGAAGAAAGCGAAACTGACTCTGGACTTCCATAAATTGCTATTGACTCCTTATGATGAGCATTACACCTCAAAAAGGAAATATAAAAGAACGTTTGAAATTGTTGATCCAGCTTAATATTCATCTCAAATAGATACTTAACTGCTGAAAGAAGCCTGCCGCAGGGTTGGGGGTAGGTTTTGATAGATTCCTTGTAAGGGCGTTTCATGTAGTTGATTTCTGGGAATTTGTGGTTCAGATGAGTAGGTCATTTGGTTAATGCTGTGTACCAAAAATTTGAGCTTAATTGATTAAACTGCTATTATCCTGCTAGCCCTTGCTTTTCCGTATATGGTTTTCAATATTCTGTACACTGAATCAGTGAATTGGATGGTTGGTGTGTACATTAACTGTATAAGAGCAGGATGCTCTGGTGATTTACAGATTGTTTGGTGTGGCCAGATGCCCAGATTATTGCACTTAGCCTAGGATTCCTTTTCATTCATGTGCTAGTTCAGATTGAGAAGTCTAAATTCCAGGAGTTGAAAAATGTAAAGCTTTGATATGTTTGTACTTTGGCCTAGTTCTAACAAGTTTTGACTGACATGTCTGTAAGGTTATGATTTAGATAAATTACATGACACAGGAGATTCCAACTTTTTATTGGGGAAAAATAGATTAGAGAACGTGACATCTAGAATGCCAGTATTTTTATTTGGATTCACTAATTTTGTCTTCATTTTGCTATCTATTTTCTCTGTCTCAGCAATAGACCAATTCTAATAGTTGTGCTGTCCTTTCTGTTTTCTGGGTGCAGGGTGGATGTTATGGTCTTTGTGATATGGGAACTTGTCATTTTAGCTTTCCTGGTTTTTTCAGCTGTTTCTTTGTATTTTGGGCATATGCAGCTTGCCTTTATCCTAGTATGCATCACAATGCTATTGCTTCTCTGCATGAAAATCACAAAGCAAGTAAAGTTGgccaggaaaaagaaaagaaggatgCTTCTTCCATTATCTATTTAGAGCTACTTGAAGCTTGGATTAGTTTAAAAGGGACCAAATTTCGTGGTGCAAATTTGAGATTTATTGATCATTGCATTAGGGCCACACATGCACtggtatattttaaatatgtaattgtgGCTGAAGCTAGCTGAAGAAGGGATATGAATAGGATCACCTCGAAACATGGTTTACCACGGTGAACCTAATGATTGGAAATTGAAAGTTGGGATGTTCTACTTCTACACACAGCAGTTAGTTTAAAGGTATGTTTCCTTCTGACTACCTTTATGCTATTAATGCAAGGGTCTGAAAaattatattgtaattttaaTCCAAGTGGGAATATATTGAACAATATTTGCTTCATTTAGTAGTTCTTTTGTCATTTAGTTGAAGACATCAGAGGATAGAGATGGACGGCTTGAGTGATTGAAACATATTTTTCATCTATTATGTACCCATACAGTAGTTGATTTGCAACAGATCAAATACCATACAGGATTTCAAGTTTTCCCTGTTGATGAAAGAGTTAAATCTCTTGTATATTTTGGCTTATTTGATGTCATTATAGGTTTTCACAAGATAAAAAATATGCTACTAAGTTGTGGCAAACAAAGAACAGGGATTATAATGATTTGGGGGATTTAAAGAAGTGATTGTCATGGTTTTTTCACACACTCAAGACAGGGATAGATAGACCAAGGAGGAGGATGATGGTAATGCCATGTCGAAGATATTAAAATTATGCAATTCAATTTAAAATCTGCAGAAGATTTGAACATCTTCAAATTTTTCACGACACAGCACACGCTTTTGATTCAAGTTATACCCAATAATTTTTTCCCTTTCATATCTCAATGTTTATTAAAAGgcttatatgtaaaaaaaaaaacacaaacttttaagaaaatgcaaaaaaaaaaatcatttaggcTTTTGTattaaattcacattcaatttagtctttactGTTACTTAAAATAATCAATTCATCCCTTCTATTAACGAAATTCATGATTGACTACCACTAAAGTAAATTCACGAATCAATCAGGTGACATGACTAATCAGACGGTGACATATAAtagttttttgtttaatttaatattttttcataaaatattaaaaaaaattaaaaataaaaaaataaaaaatgtataaaaagtattaaatattaaatattaaaaatattaaaatttatataaacttataaaaattattaaaaataatagaaacttataaattttagtaaaagtatttaaaaaatctaataacttataaaaattataaatttaataaagcatatttaaagtatttaaaattttataaaaattcttttaaacttataaaaaatcataaaaaaataaaaaaattaaatattacaaatattattaaattttaaatttgatataaacttataaaaattattaaacagatcataaaaacttataaatattataaaaatataaaaatctaataaattatttataaaatttataaaatatatttaaaaatttaaacctcTAAAATTATAATGAATACATGAAATCACACTAATCATTAAATAATGAGAATAATCATTATATCGTTAGGATTATTTTAATGTTGAATAAAATATTctcaatattctaaaaataaaatgataattgtGGGGCCCATTtctttttattgataaattattactttaaaaaaattatctccaattttaggggtttaaatttttaaatatatttttaaatatacttgagtaaccaaaaaaaaatttactaataattgagtGATTATTAATATAGCTTATCTATAAATTATTAAGATTGATTAGTTAATTATTACATgtaatgtataaaaataattaattttttaacaattgatttttaatctattctattatttaagctttttcttaaattgtgttataatttaatttgatatcaactcaaataaaaaaaatataaaaaaattaaaattaaaatatattgaattgagttcatcttccctaaaaataattttatttcaaatcatGATTGTGCCAGCAATACCAGTCACCCAAATACACACCTATTGGCACAagagaaaatgataaaaatatcaaaagttACTATAGATAGTTGAGGTCATTTAATAATTCTTAAATATTTCCAAAGTAAACAAAAATCTAGTAGGAGTTAAAAAAAGATACCCAGTTTCACAATTTTCTGTAATAGGGAAATATGGGTAGTGGTCTTAAAACTACAATTATGAGCAACAACTTTTCAAACAATACAGCAAAGAAGAATATTtaagaatttgagaaattttatttgGGTAATTTTTAAGTTACCCTTACATCAAACCCGTTTTTTTTTACAGTAATATAtgtgtaaaatattaaaatgtttatttttttttatcttttttaactcTTAAACTTATATCGTTTgtcaaatcacttaaaataaataaaaaaaattaatgtatgttaattttgttgacttttgatttttttttaaaaaaattaaaaattaattaattgctgatGTGGCATttcacataataataaaattcaagagatgcAACAAACAACGTAagtttaaatactaaaaaaattaaaaaaattaaagagagattaaattttttatttataaaattgaatagctaaataaattattatgcctTTAAAAATCAGCACAACAAGGGCGGGAAAGAATGAGAATGGAAGCCAAAGCAAAACTATTGATCAATGCAACCAACATCTGTTTGATGAAGTATTTTGAATATCaaatagataaattttataaatagggagagttaaattaataaaatgtatatgtattaaagattaaaatattttataaccaGAAGCAGAGCCAAAAAATTTAAACTGTGAgttaacttttgaaaaattaaaatgattatataGATAGTATAAATtaatgttagaattaagtgactcaaattcttatttaaataaaatacgatggaaaataaaataaaagtaaaatccatatagaattagacttcttttattttattttagaataaggttttttaaaccttattaaactccatctattttatatagtCTATTCttcttgtattgattcaatttttcaacatagtgaattttcttctcctcttcccgtggttttttcccgaaagggtttccatgtaaaatttgtgtgttctttatttttattttattttattttattttttctcaaattggtatccgagcttccaggttattcatctcgatcacagtaatggcgtctttgaaatatgaaattccgctgttggatcgcaacaccagatttgcgttgtggcaaattaagatgcaagcagttcttgcacaaatggatctggaggatgccctgctagggatagataagatgccttcgacattaacagatgaagagaagaagcgtaagaattgaaaggcgttaacacaattacatctgcatttgtccaacgaaattttgcaggatgtgatgaaagagaagactaccgctgcattatggaagaggctagaacaaatatgtatgtcgaaaactctaacaagcaagttgcatatgaagcagcgtctttatgctcatcgtttggagaaaggtgcgtctgtacacgaacacttaacagtgtttaaagaaattctctcaaacttggaggccatggaggttcagtatgtttaggaagatctagggttgattctactttgtttgttgcccccgtcttattcaacctttagagacacgattttatatagccgcgagtctctcacagttgatgaggtttatgattctttaacctcgtatgataagatgaagcatcttgtggttaaacccaactctcagggagagggtctcattgttcgtgggagacaagatcggaatgctgatgatgatcgtggtaggataCAGGAACGGAACCCTCATGGTAAATCTAAaagtagatcgaagtcttcaaacagaggtaaaacttgtaacttctgcaagaagaaagggcacattaaatctgagtgctaaaagctacaaaataagattaaaagggaggctgcgaatcaaaagggaaaacaaccagaaattttcgatgaagctgatgttgtagaagattacagcgatggtgaacttctagttgcttctatcaatgattctaaagtaagcgaggaatgaatacttgattcaggctgcaccttccacatgagtcccaatcgggattggtttacaacttacgaaacagtgtctaaaggtgttgttttgatgggaaataatgcttcgtgtaaaatcgtaAGTGTTAGAAcagttaaagttaagatgtttgatggagttgtcagaacacttagtgaggtacgacatgttccagaattgaagagaaatttaatttcgttgagtacttttgattcaaaagggtacaaatatacagctgaaagtgggattttaaagatttccaaaggttcccttgttgtgatgaaaaggcaaagaaaagtttccaagttatatgttttgcagggctctactgttactagtgatgcagctgtcgcttcttcttccttgtcagatgatgatattactaaactttggcatatgcgcctagggcatatgagtgagaatggcatggtagaattgagtaaaagaggacttcttgatgggcaaggaatttgcaaactaaatttctatgagcactgtgtttttgggaagcaaaagagagttcgattcactagaggaatctaTAACACAAAGGGaatattggagtatattcattctgatctgtgggggccatctagagtgccttcgagaggtggagctaattatatgctaacctttattgatgatttttccagaaaagtttgggcgtttttcctgaagcagaaaagcgatgtgttttccacatttaagtcttggaaaattatgattgaaaaacagacaggaaaacagataaaatacctccgcacagacaatggcttagagttctgttctgatgagtttaatagattgtgcaagtcagaagggatcatgagacacttgacagttcgtcatactccatagCAAAACAGCGTTGCAAAACGAAtaaacagaacgatcatggagaaggttcgatgtatgttgtcaaatgccaacttatcgaagtcattttgggcagaagcagcctctactgcatgttttttaatcaaccgatctccatccattgccattgagaaaaagactccacaagaggtatggtctggtaatcctgctaattattctgatttaaatatttttgagtgtCCTGCGTatactcatgttgataatggaaaattggaaccgagatccattaaatgtgtttttcttggttataaagctggtgtaaaagggtataagttatggtgtcctgaaaatagaaaagttgtgattagcagagatgttgtttttgatgaaactgctatgctacctaacttatctcttaaagactcttccaataaataaaatcaaaagcaggtggagcatcagattaatatagagtcaactcctcaagctagAACAAAAGTTGAGAATAGAGttacttcttcaccacaatactctatcgccaaaaacagaactagaagagaaattaaacctccaaagaagtatgccgaggctgatctagttac encodes:
- the LOC107951337 gene encoding uncharacterized protein, whose product is MITRSNLAEQLREYQLRSKHDWASVSFFSSTSNLSSYRVDVMVFVIWELVILAFLVFSAVSLYFGHMQLAFILVCITMLLLLCMKITKQVKLARKKKRRMLLPLSI